The genomic DNA GGTACTTTCTTTAAATGGGGCTGGAATGAACATGAACAAAATACAGCACATACTTGTATAGAGCTGGCTTTATTCTGACTTGAATTGGTTTGAAGGGAGAGGATGTTGTTCCTTGGACAGAGTGTTGCTGCCCCACTGAAGAAACAGTGGAGCTCCAGACAAAATTGGATGGATACTTCAGAGGGTGTGAAAAGAGAAATGTTAGGCACCAGGGGTCTTTGAGGGGATGGGTTTCAGCAGTACCCAGAAGGTTCTGGATGGCTCACAGTATGTCATCTTGTGTCATTTCATCCCTTTAGTAACCTAGTGAAATAGGCTTATCTGATAGTAGTGACTTTTAATTCAGGGATGGGTAGCCTCTGTGACCCTCAGCCTGATTTCAGAATTGCTGTACAAGCAATCAGCTTTAGCCAGAACAATCAGCCAACCATTTTGGCAGCCTgctgagcagagagagagaaaggggatggtGCTGCTCACTGATGTCTGTGCCCACGGCTTCTGCCAATATGCAGCTGCCAATAAACTAGTATTTGCACAGTACTATCAGTGTACTCAGTGGACTGGTATTTTTCGACATTACACTGTGTGGAGATAAGAGGCAGAGTTTGCTTTGCCCACTGTGGGCATCATGGCTGATTTGGGAAACATGTTTGCAGATCTCATATGCTGGATATGAGTACTGAATTGAGCTTGGGGTGGGGAGGATCTGCATCTGTCTCACTGATTTACTACGAGTCACTGAGTCTGCTTCATTCCAGCACTGATTCCCCCTTTTGCCTCCACAGAGGTTGTTTGTGGTGCCCCCACCATCTACCTTGACTTTGCCCGCCAGAAGCTGAATGCCAAGTTCGGTGTGGCTGCACAGAATTGTTACAAGGTGGCCAAAGGAGCTTTCACAGGAGAAATCAGGTGAGTCTGCTGGGACTTCAGGGCCAGGTTGGCTGGCTGGTGGTGGTCTCTTATAGCACATTACCTTGTGTGACTGTTTCCTTTGGTGTGTTTTTCCCCCACTAGTCCTGCCATGATCAAGGATATTGGTGCTACCTGGGTTATCTTGGGACACTCTGAGAGAAGGCATGTCTTTGGCGAGTCAGATGAGGTGAGTGAGCTTGTGGATTTGCCTGTTCAGTTTCGCTTTCTCTCTACTGGCTTTGGAAGGCCAGGATTTTTTGAAGTAGGGATAAGTGCTGAAGTTTCACAGTATTTACAGGTCTCTCTTTCTAAAACCATTCCCAGCTCATTGGCCAAAAGGTGGCCCATGCCTTGGCAGAGGGTCTTGGTGTCATTGCCTGCATTGGGGAGAAACTGGATGAGCGAGAGGCTGGCATCACAGAGAAGGTGGTATTTCAACAGACCAAGGCTATTGCTGGTAAGAGGGCACTGGGGCACTTTCTGGCAGATGCCACAGTTTGTTTTGTTAATTACAAATTTCATACTAAAGTGGAGgctcttattttattttcctgcccaTCACCCttcctgcattaaaaaaaagtctgcagTAAAGAGAAAAACCTGAGAGAACTCATAATGTTCTGGTAAGAACTACAGCACACACTGGTTTTAAGGAGGCAGATGAAATTGGTGCTTTATACAACTCAGTAGTTGTTGTTAGAAATGTTGGACAAATTATGTCGTAATAGACAGAGATAGTTATGTCcagaagtccaaaaacatctggggaaGCAGtcgcttaataataataatttgttttatttatataccgctattccaaagatcatagcggtgaacagcaagtaagctaattagtaagTAAGCTAACTTAAAGTGTGACCTGTCCATTCCCCCCATTAAAGTAATGCGAACTTCTGTATATATTCAGGATTGGAATAAATGTTCTTCCGGATTCATAGACACTCTCAATATTGTCCTGCATATACTCCCAAACAACCATTTCAACATGCTCATTTTTCTCAGTAGGAGGCATTGGGTCTGTACTCCTAAATGGTACTTAACATCCCCCTCTCTTCTCCCTAGATAATGTAAAGGACTGGAGCAAAGTAGTTCTTGCCTATGAGCCAGTTTGGGCCATTGGAACTGGTAAAACTGCAACTCCCCAACAGGTATGGATATGTTAGGAAAATGTTTCCAAATGTCATTTCCCTTTTGTGAAGGAAATGATGGAGGATGGAAAATACTTTCAAACACCACTTCAAAGATGCATCATACGCATTATACTGAGTAGCACTGAGAAAACTCTTCCAATTCTTGCAGGCCCAGGAAGTTCATGAGAAGTTGAGGGGCTGGCTGAAGAGCCATGTATCTGATGCTGTTTCACAATCAACCCGAATAATCTATGGAGGTAAATGGAGTCTACTCTTTCCGGTTCAGAAAGCAAGTGTTGCCTGTTGACTGCACAACCAACCATTCAGTTTCTGGTGTCCTAGCTATGCGTGGGTGGGACCAGATGATAGAGCCTAGCTGGTAGACAGCTGCCCCTCACACATTTATGTGTGGGGTGTGGAAAATTCTCTTAGAGGGAGATGATTGTTTTGAAAGATGGCTTAATTGCAGAATATTAGCAGATAGGTAGACTGACTCTGTAGTACATTCTGAGGCCTATATGCAAATTTCATAAATCAGCATTTAGTTAGATTTAGTGATGCAATCCATTTGGGACTAACGGTTGGACTTGTGCCTAAGGCTGTAATCCTATACGTTTACCAGCTAGAGGCACTTCTTTCTGAGTAGGTTTGCATAACATTGCACTGTAAATTCCATCCTTTCCAAATGTCTTTGCCTTAAAAGGTACTGGTGTGCTGTTATACTACCATGTAGTACGACGTGCTTTTTCTCATCCTTGCTTGCTGTGTTTTTCTTGTGCCTCATTTTTGTAATGGCATTTTATCTCTTGCAGGTTCAGTCACTGGTGCCAATTGCAAAGAACTGGCTTCTCAACATGATGTGGATGGCTTTCTTGTTGGTGGAGCCTCCCTTAAGCCTGAGTTCGTAGATATCATCAATGCAAAACAATGAAACCTACCATACAGTCAGAAGCTGGGGAGGGGGACAGCCATCGTGGTTGGGAGATAgatactgtaaaaataaatgcCCAGCCTCTGCACTCAAAAGAAATGGCCTCACCCTCAAATCCCTTTCCCATACTTTGCTGTTATTTGTTCAATTCTGCTGCTGAACACAATGATTGCAAATGGTTAGCCAAGAGCCTTGTACGATCAGGGCTTTTTTCACTACCCTCTGTTTTTGGGTCAGACTTCCTGCTCTTCCCTTATCCCTCTAGGCTGTTTTCTAACCAGTGTCTCTTGTACTGCTGTAGGCCCACCTGCACTTTTGAGGAAGGGATGTTGCTTCCCAGTGGCTTGTATTGTTTGTAAGATGTACGTCTGTTTCATGTTCCATAAGCCAATGATGAACAGAAATAAACAAAGGGAAAGTAGTGTATGAGAGAACTCTTGTAACATGGGGGTAAATGCCTTCATGTCCCCATGCTCTTTGCCACCCAGAGGAAAATTTCAGAAATTGCACAGTCACTTTTTACCCGAGGTGAAAATGTCTCAGATACTGATTTTCAGTTGCCTCTACTGCAGTGAATTTCTCCTGCTGGGGTTAGAATTGGGGCTGAGATATGGGCATATATGCAGCATGCTTAAGAGAAAACTTTATGGTAATGTTGCCTAGTCTCAGCATTTAACTTGACTAGGAAACTTAACAGGAATCGCCA from Sceloporus undulatus isolate JIND9_A2432 ecotype Alabama chromosome 2, SceUnd_v1.1, whole genome shotgun sequence includes the following:
- the TPI1 gene encoding triosephosphate isomerase, with product MAPRKFFVGGNWKMNGDKKSLGELIQTLNGANVSADVEVVCGAPTIYLDFARQKLNAKFGVAAQNCYKVAKGAFTGEISPAMIKDIGATWVILGHSERRHVFGESDELIGQKVAHALAEGLGVIACIGEKLDEREAGITEKVVFQQTKAIADNVKDWSKVVLAYEPVWAIGTGKTATPQQAQEVHEKLRGWLKSHVSDAVSQSTRIIYGGSVTGANCKELASQHDVDGFLVGGASLKPEFVDIINAKQ